A single window of Paenibacillus sp. FSL H8-0537 DNA harbors:
- a CDS encoding VOC family protein: MAVQAYLNFNGNCREAVLFYAEVFGTDKPEIMTFGDSPPNPDFEMPEAVKPLVMHTRLKIMGSLVMFSDVFPDMPFVEGTNISLSIVSKDLEELQSVFNKLKEGGTVEMELQETFWSKGYGSLKDKFGIQWLINQSDEEI; the protein is encoded by the coding sequence GTGGCTGTTCAGGCGTATTTGAATTTTAATGGCAACTGTCGTGAAGCGGTATTGTTTTATGCAGAGGTTTTCGGAACGGACAAGCCTGAAATTATGACATTCGGGGATTCTCCTCCAAATCCGGATTTTGAGATGCCAGAAGCAGTGAAGCCTTTGGTCATGCATACACGGCTGAAAATTATGGGCAGTTTAGTTATGTTTTCCGATGTGTTTCCAGATATGCCTTTCGTTGAAGGCACGAACATCAGCCTCTCCATCGTCAGCAAGGACCTTGAAGAACTGCAGTCAGTCTTCAACAAGCTCAAAGAAGGCGGCACCGTCGAGATGGAATTGCAGGAAACCTTCTGGAGCAAAGGGTACGGCAGCCTGAAGGACAAATTCGGCATTCAATGGCTCATCAACCAATCCGACGAAGAAATTTAA
- a CDS encoding cupin domain-containing protein, producing the protein MQYQSINLKEKLAKFNDLWSLKVIGEMNDYQFKLLKIVGDYEWHVHQDTDKVFIALEGEMILDFRDGQVKISQGEMYIVPKGIEMKPSAVKECHLMLVEPKRVATTPVTESELTEAVDTWI; encoded by the coding sequence ATCCAGTATCAATCTATTAATCTGAAAGAGAAGCTAGCTAAATTCAACGACTTATGGTCACTGAAGGTCATTGGTGAAATGAATGATTATCAATTTAAGCTTCTTAAAATTGTTGGGGACTATGAATGGCACGTCCATCAGGATACCGATAAAGTATTTATTGCACTCGAAGGGGAGATGATCCTTGATTTTCGTGATGGTCAAGTGAAAATTTCCCAGGGTGAGATGTATATTGTCCCGAAAGGCATCGAGATGAAGCCTTCTGCTGTTAAGGAATGTCATCTCATGCTGGTAGAGCCTAAACGCGTTGCAACTACTCCCGTGACGGAGTCCGAATTAACAGAAGCCGTTGATACTTGGATCTAG
- a CDS encoding type I polyketide synthase → MSMQKHQQFAKEQTHTNEEAIAIIGMGCRFPGGVNSPEEFWELLKNGTDAIVEVPPERWKNTDFYHPDRDKPGKMVTRHGGFIDAIDRFDPEFFGISPHEAHHMDPQQRHLLEVTWEALEDGGQRPELLRGREVGVFVGAFALDYHALQFGDPFQRDAGPYTAASSMTTMISNRISYIYDFCGPSMTIDTACSSSLVSLHLACESLRKGESELAVAGGVVLIFTPQYTLVESRGGFLSPEGRCKTFDTTADGYVRGEGVGMLVLKRLENAIADGDPIQAVIMASSVNQDGHTPSITVPSSAAQERLIRKTLGKAGISAADVQYVEAHGTGTPVGDPIEARAIAAAYGEGRAESEKLFIGSCKTNIGHTEAAAGVAGLIKTVLCLKHKQIPPNLHFNNPNPNIKFDEWGIRVPVKLEPWPAHDGDAIAAVNSFGYGGTNAHVIVRELSVGEKDSLPQAAKQLLAVQAGNRYDGELLQTAASNNLDTMAAADPSVVMEQSDAVAQRSYLLPFSVRRAEGLKLLSKSYIELLNDPRLVLDDLCWSIGERREHHAHRQANVAKDSNSLAELLATAGAGGAAKGVITGMNRPGEKPKLAFVFSGMGPQWYGMGRQLLKLEPVFREVMEQCDRLFAEMAGWSMLAELAKDEAESLMDETEISMPISCALQIALAKLWCSWGIVPESIVGHSAGEVAAFYAAGVYSLEHALQIVYHRSRLLQRLSGRGGMAAVGASEEEAKKLLEGFEETVSIAAINSPSSVTLAGTIQSLDDVLALAAEQKLFNRKLKVQAPFHSHFMKEIERELLGSLEGIPSLTASIPLYSSVTAEPVDGASVDAHYWWRNVREPVRFAPAIEQMLHNGSTVFVEIGAHPVLTGALNECFGARRALAVASIRRKEDEHEAMLLSLAELYTWGLDPNWRALYPHAQWTKLPAYPWRKEAYWHEPEVIRLIRLGLRDHPLLGRPLLGAAQAWEGEVSLIRFPYLRDHRVLDQTVFPAAAYIEAAMAAVQHTLGGSGYALEQIELHRSLTLPQPSTVMLTQHYLDVENGTFQIYSAADTSGSAYTLHASGRVRQLQAVAPSAQLNPRLASQTMHRTVDHEQAYRILNRMGFDYGPMFQGLQTVYVGMDEAWAEIEMELSAADSEGYTFHPQLMDSCFQALLAAEFPLEGETPKEARDEFRLPVRIGEIRFYRKAKGKLWAHSRLTERNEKITKGNLRIYDGEGYLVAEFLGFVKQAVDAGVGKISSAQLKRWFYEPQWQLAPDLSDPPLRVTKKDVWVFLADDSGVAEAASTILRQQDFEAVIVRAAAQGEYHFVPALKGSSLHPGTKQHYDSMVKDALQAFGSRLRGIVHAWNLDLPEPGSVHLPALEAEGVQGSTCWSSPWMDGKDSFTQYKALSLYSMLYSVQSISSHSTKVRLWTLTRGAQLVHRGNELAVTKPPAVFQAAAWGLGRSIAQEFRDYWGGLCDIDPDATALEAAQQLVRELVSEEAGREDQLAFRDGERHVLRLNQASRIPGTSLPLRCREDGAYLITGAFGSLGQNAARLLVKRGARRLILIGRNPLPERHEWKGYFAEHSNHLTKAAQAERIAFVLELEAAGVYVQSLCIDVTDQQSLAAFMDNYTSSGHPPIRGVIHSAGAVQDMLLRQMPARIFDEAYEPKVKGAWYLHEATRSEPLEFFVMFSSIAALLPPAGQGNYAAGNAFMDGLAHYRLSQGLPALSINWGPWLSGMVTRLNLAAHFQENGIDCILDGEGERLLEHLIGQPIAQVAVLSAEWNAVRMLYPDTPLLNLLEQKALSEGQQLEEAINWSEKLTTLEPAGRAAAVLAQLTAIIAELLRYEAEFLETTRSLPELGLDSMMAIKLRNRITSEFGCAPMVGDLLSGNTVEMLADVLVSLLEEEQQGVEQSLEASVL, encoded by the coding sequence ATGTCTATGCAAAAGCATCAGCAGTTCGCGAAGGAGCAGACTCACACGAATGAGGAAGCCATTGCAATTATCGGCATGGGCTGTCGTTTTCCCGGCGGAGTGAATAGTCCGGAGGAGTTTTGGGAGCTGCTCAAAAATGGTACAGACGCGATCGTGGAGGTTCCGCCAGAGCGATGGAAAAACACGGATTTCTATCATCCCGACCGCGACAAGCCGGGTAAAATGGTAACGAGGCACGGCGGATTTATCGACGCCATCGACCGATTTGATCCAGAATTTTTCGGCATTTCCCCGCATGAAGCGCATCATATGGACCCACAGCAGCGTCATTTGCTGGAGGTTACATGGGAAGCGCTGGAGGATGGCGGGCAGCGCCCCGAGCTTCTTCGTGGCCGGGAGGTTGGTGTGTTCGTAGGGGCATTCGCGCTTGATTACCACGCGCTGCAATTCGGCGATCCATTTCAGCGGGACGCCGGGCCGTATACCGCCGCAAGCAGCATGACCACGATGATTTCGAACCGGATTTCATACATTTATGATTTTTGCGGCCCGTCCATGACCATTGATACAGCCTGCTCGTCTTCACTTGTTTCGCTGCATTTGGCTTGCGAAAGCCTGCGTAAGGGCGAGAGTGAACTTGCGGTTGCTGGTGGTGTTGTGCTGATTTTCACCCCGCAATATACGTTGGTAGAAAGCAGAGGCGGTTTTCTGTCGCCGGAAGGCCGATGCAAAACGTTTGACACCACTGCGGACGGCTATGTCCGGGGCGAAGGCGTTGGCATGCTAGTGCTGAAACGACTGGAGAATGCTATAGCTGATGGCGATCCGATTCAGGCGGTTATTATGGCAAGCAGCGTCAACCAGGATGGGCATACACCTAGCATTACCGTGCCCAGCTCCGCGGCGCAGGAGCGGCTGATTCGAAAAACGCTGGGCAAGGCGGGCATTTCTGCAGCAGACGTGCAATATGTTGAAGCGCATGGAACAGGCACGCCGGTAGGCGATCCAATCGAGGCGCGAGCCATTGCCGCAGCCTATGGAGAAGGGCGGGCGGAATCGGAGAAGCTGTTCATCGGTTCTTGTAAAACGAATATTGGCCATACCGAGGCAGCGGCAGGTGTAGCTGGCCTAATAAAAACGGTGCTTTGCCTTAAACACAAGCAAATTCCACCGAACCTGCATTTTAACAATCCTAATCCGAACATCAAGTTTGATGAATGGGGCATCCGCGTACCTGTCAAGCTTGAGCCGTGGCCTGCTCATGATGGGGATGCGATAGCAGCGGTTAATTCATTCGGCTATGGCGGCACGAATGCGCATGTAATTGTGCGGGAGCTGTCTGTTGGCGAAAAGGATAGTTTGCCGCAAGCTGCGAAGCAATTGCTAGCCGTTCAAGCTGGTAATCGCTACGATGGTGAGCTGCTTCAGACAGCGGCAAGCAACAATTTGGACACGATGGCAGCAGCCGATCCATCCGTTGTAATGGAGCAATCAGACGCAGTCGCACAGCGCTCGTATTTACTGCCGTTCTCGGTACGGCGAGCGGAGGGGCTGAAGCTGCTCAGTAAAAGCTACATAGAACTACTGAACGACCCTCGCTTAGTACTCGATGATCTGTGCTGGAGCATTGGTGAACGTCGTGAGCATCATGCTCACCGTCAAGCGAATGTAGCCAAAGACTCCAATAGTCTGGCGGAGCTTTTGGCTACAGCTGGCGCAGGAGGAGCGGCCAAGGGCGTCATCACCGGCATGAACAGGCCAGGCGAGAAGCCGAAGCTTGCTTTCGTCTTCTCAGGTATGGGTCCGCAGTGGTACGGCATGGGAAGGCAGCTGTTGAAGCTGGAGCCTGTGTTCCGAGAGGTAATGGAGCAGTGTGACCGCTTGTTTGCCGAAATGGCCGGCTGGTCGATGCTGGCCGAGCTCGCGAAGGATGAGGCAGAAAGTCTGATGGACGAAACTGAAATTTCAATGCCGATCAGCTGCGCACTCCAGATCGCATTGGCGAAGCTTTGGTGCTCATGGGGAATCGTGCCGGAGTCCATTGTAGGCCACAGTGCAGGCGAGGTTGCCGCATTTTATGCAGCGGGCGTTTATTCCTTAGAGCATGCGCTTCAAATTGTTTACCACCGCAGCCGTCTTCTGCAGCGCTTAAGCGGTAGGGGAGGCATGGCAGCTGTCGGCGCCAGCGAGGAGGAAGCGAAGAAGTTATTGGAGGGCTTTGAAGAAACCGTAAGCATTGCTGCCATTAACAGTCCTTCCTCGGTCACGCTTGCCGGAACGATTCAGTCCTTGGACGATGTTTTGGCCTTGGCAGCAGAACAAAAATTATTTAATCGTAAACTGAAGGTGCAAGCTCCTTTTCACAGCCATTTTATGAAGGAGATTGAAAGGGAGCTGCTGGGCAGTCTGGAAGGAATTCCGTCCCTAACAGCGTCCATCCCGCTTTATTCCAGCGTCACAGCTGAGCCTGTTGACGGGGCGTCTGTAGATGCTCATTATTGGTGGCGCAATGTGCGTGAACCCGTCCGCTTCGCACCAGCGATTGAACAAATGCTGCACAACGGCAGTACAGTTTTTGTGGAAATCGGAGCGCATCCTGTTCTTACTGGAGCATTGAATGAATGCTTTGGCGCTCGCCGGGCTTTGGCTGTTGCCTCCATCCGCCGCAAGGAAGACGAGCATGAAGCGATGCTGCTCTCGCTTGCCGAGCTTTACACTTGGGGGCTCGACCCGAATTGGCGCGCGCTTTATCCACATGCGCAGTGGACGAAGCTTCCGGCCTATCCATGGCGCAAGGAAGCCTACTGGCATGAACCGGAGGTTATTCGGCTCATTCGGCTCGGGCTGCGCGACCATCCGCTGCTCGGGCGTCCTTTGCTTGGCGCAGCGCAAGCCTGGGAGGGCGAGGTCTCGCTCATTCGCTTTCCCTATTTGCGAGATCATCGGGTGCTGGATCAGACGGTTTTCCCAGCAGCAGCCTACATTGAAGCGGCTATGGCGGCTGTTCAGCACACATTAGGCGGAAGCGGGTATGCGCTTGAGCAAATTGAATTGCACCGCAGTCTTACGCTGCCGCAGCCGTCTACCGTCATGCTTACTCAGCATTATCTTGACGTGGAGAACGGCACGTTCCAAATTTATTCGGCGGCGGATACGTCGGGAAGTGCCTATACGCTTCACGCATCTGGCCGTGTAAGACAGCTCCAGGCGGTTGCTCCATCGGCACAGCTGAATCCGAGGCTCGCGAGTCAAACGATGCATCGTACCGTGGATCACGAGCAGGCCTATCGCATTTTAAATCGTATGGGCTTCGATTATGGACCGATGTTTCAAGGCTTGCAAACCGTCTATGTCGGAATGGATGAGGCTTGGGCAGAAATCGAAATGGAGCTATCGGCGGCGGATTCGGAAGGCTACACCTTCCATCCACAGCTTATGGACTCCTGCTTTCAGGCACTGTTAGCCGCGGAATTTCCACTTGAAGGCGAGACGCCAAAAGAAGCGAGAGATGAGTTTCGTCTTCCGGTGCGAATCGGTGAAATTCGCTTCTATCGGAAGGCGAAAGGGAAATTATGGGCGCATAGTCGATTGACGGAGCGAAACGAGAAGATTACAAAGGGAAACCTGCGCATTTACGACGGAGAAGGATACTTGGTCGCCGAGTTTCTTGGCTTCGTCAAACAGGCGGTCGACGCGGGTGTAGGCAAAATCAGCAGTGCTCAATTGAAGCGCTGGTTCTATGAGCCACAGTGGCAGCTTGCACCTGATCTGAGCGATCCGCCGCTGCGTGTGACCAAGAAGGATGTTTGGGTGTTTCTTGCCGATGATAGCGGTGTTGCAGAGGCAGCAAGCACAATTTTGCGCCAACAGGATTTTGAGGCGGTCATCGTAAGAGCTGCTGCTCAGGGTGAATATCACTTCGTACCTGCTTTAAAAGGGAGTAGCCTACATCCTGGTACGAAGCAGCATTACGACAGCATGGTGAAGGATGCCCTACAGGCATTTGGGAGCCGTCTTCGCGGCATTGTACATGCCTGGAATTTAGATCTCCCTGAACCGGGGAGCGTACATTTGCCTGCGCTTGAAGCGGAAGGTGTGCAGGGCAGCACGTGCTGGAGCAGTCCATGGATGGATGGAAAAGATAGCTTTACGCAGTATAAAGCGTTGTCTCTCTACTCTATGCTTTATTCGGTGCAGAGCATATCCAGTCATTCTACTAAGGTGCGTCTGTGGACGCTGACACGTGGAGCACAGCTCGTCCATCGCGGGAATGAGCTTGCCGTTACAAAGCCGCCAGCAGTATTTCAAGCTGCAGCATGGGGACTTGGGCGATCGATTGCTCAGGAGTTTCGCGATTATTGGGGCGGCCTATGCGATATCGATCCTGATGCCACCGCTTTAGAAGCGGCGCAGCAGCTTGTTCGGGAGCTGGTCAGTGAGGAAGCGGGACGCGAGGATCAGCTGGCCTTTCGGGATGGTGAGCGCCATGTGCTTCGCCTCAACCAGGCATCTCGTATCCCGGGAACGTCACTTCCTCTGCGCTGCCGTGAGGACGGCGCCTATCTCATTACTGGCGCCTTCGGCTCGCTCGGCCAGAATGCCGCGCGCTTGCTTGTCAAGCGGGGCGCCAGAAGGCTGATTCTAATTGGACGAAATCCATTGCCGGAACGGCATGAATGGAAAGGCTATTTTGCGGAGCATTCCAATCATCTGACAAAGGCTGCGCAAGCAGAGCGGATTGCCTTCGTATTAGAGCTGGAAGCTGCTGGTGTATATGTGCAGAGCCTTTGTATCGACGTAACAGACCAACAGAGCTTAGCAGCCTTTATGGACAATTATACGAGCAGTGGTCATCCCCCCATACGAGGCGTTATTCATAGTGCAGGTGCTGTTCAAGATATGCTGCTGAGGCAAATGCCGGCACGGATTTTCGATGAAGCCTATGAACCGAAGGTTAAAGGGGCATGGTACCTGCATGAAGCCACACGCTCCGAGCCGCTGGAATTTTTCGTCATGTTCTCCTCCATTGCAGCACTGCTGCCGCCAGCAGGACAGGGGAATTATGCCGCAGGCAATGCGTTTATGGATGGACTGGCACACTATCGCCTCAGTCAAGGGCTGCCAGCCCTGAGCATTAACTGGGGACCGTGGTTGTCCGGTATGGTCACCAGACTCAACTTGGCAGCTCATTTTCAGGAAAATGGAATAGATTGCATACTCGACGGAGAAGGTGAGCGGCTGCTTGAGCATTTGATCGGTCAGCCGATTGCCCAAGTAGCGGTCCTCTCCGCAGAATGGAATGCAGTCCGCATGCTGTATCCTGACACGCCGCTGCTAAATCTGCTTGAGCAAAAAGCGCTTAGTGAAGGTCAGCAGCTCGAAGAAGCGATCAACTGGTCAGAGAAATTAACAACACTTGAGCCAGCAGGAAGAGCTGCTGCTGTATTGGCGCAGCTCACGGCAATTATAGCGGAACTGCTTCGTTACGAGGCGGAGTTTCTGGAAACGACGCGCAGCCTTCCGGAGCTTGGGCTTGATTCCATGATGGCCATTAAACTCCGCAATCGCATTACGAGCGAATTTGGCTGCGCGCCAATGGTGGGCGATCTTCTCAGCGGGAACACGGTTGAAATGCTAGCAGATGTGTTAGTCAGCTTATTGGAAGAGGAGCAGCAGGGTGTAGAGCAGAGTTTGGAAGCGAGTGTACTGTAA
- a CDS encoding AraC family transcriptional regulator, translated as MKIDVNQLAEHLAHTPFQVQGVYRYARNPGVPHADYTDSFPGFVFPLSGKIQFQFNDTPYVFSPGKVVHGGAKMKLAQKMFDKTDWEYILVLYRICDNELEKSSLSHQHFELLTGQSPRLTELIMRLWHVYNQRGGLSMFQTEMLFRDVLNEALLCVDNRQNSCNSHTLFERVCHYIQENYDQSLTITSLAELNNVNRNRLSYVFRRHAGMGPAEYVLKYRINMAQKMLLTSDAPVQQIAYTVGIEDPFYFSRVFKKQLGCSPTEYRERFINNPC; from the coding sequence GTGAAAATAGACGTTAATCAGTTAGCAGAGCATCTGGCACACACTCCCTTTCAAGTACAGGGAGTATATCGGTATGCTAGAAATCCAGGTGTGCCTCACGCTGACTATACAGATTCTTTTCCTGGATTTGTATTTCCGCTTTCGGGAAAAATACAATTTCAATTTAATGACACCCCCTATGTCTTTTCGCCAGGAAAAGTTGTACATGGGGGTGCAAAAATGAAACTCGCCCAAAAAATGTTTGATAAAACGGACTGGGAATACATCCTCGTTTTATACCGAATATGTGACAATGAACTAGAAAAATCAAGCTTATCACATCAGCATTTTGAATTATTAACGGGTCAATCTCCCCGTCTTACTGAATTAATTATGCGTCTGTGGCATGTTTATAATCAGCGCGGAGGTCTTTCCATGTTTCAGACCGAGATGCTGTTTCGCGATGTGCTAAATGAAGCCTTATTATGTGTGGATAATAGGCAAAATAGTTGTAATTCTCATACGCTATTTGAACGGGTATGTCATTATATTCAAGAAAATTATGATCAAAGCTTAACTATTACATCGCTTGCAGAACTAAATAACGTTAATCGAAATCGGCTTTCTTATGTGTTTAGAAGACATGCAGGTATGGGACCAGCCGAATATGTATTGAAATATCGCATCAATATGGCGCAAAAAATGCTACTTACAAGTGATGCTCCTGTGCAACAAATTGCGTACACGGTTGGAATTGAAGACCCTTTTTATTTTAGCAGAGTGTTCAAAAAACAGCTTGGTTGCTCACCTACTGAATATCGCGAGAGGTTCATCAATAATCCATGTTAA
- a CDS encoding DUF6138 family protein, whose product MEAAQRAEIDEMKREIHQWFDQLEKQDGADVIKRTKLQVGVFDYARIDCTAQKIDIIDHDLGIGWPDEKDKQPDPHALFTVEQIETLVKPQLAEEIEERLKLLAASPVTDYRFAFCGKFRAVESVIELPLVEYANEAKKQELLGNIQAYVAQKLDAGKFPTKPLETFFLARHLLSEQLFPQLDGEWIIAKFEKILELNKSRREALQEHRSNIIIMLKAWVENQLLPPFFTIEEGEDGRKQYKLKSGAAAESVQPGLITLLLYTAVAILRFEPSYSKQRGLTFIDCARQLGSDKAAQLLEEGSGAYPQEDSDYSDAYVHCKANDVFSTITIVIKQEEQQSYARAVAFIIRLLQQGFPKSYKIKLKSSVKQYLPLKGLAKSDTHRFFANVLAFEELHPLLEQYAREAMEEFEWYGDAEDEKSCMPGSYAVFGLGLAAPRYFPLAQQYMKLVDVEHQLVQNRFTAEFAARYGVNADSIATLVVCMLNSTEELKLKIKPTFEEEGNLALLLEQVKGRQDYEVEHLIYLIWGGTDKLKAAARKTKDVRQPLMEQLLQAAY is encoded by the coding sequence ATGGAGGCAGCACAACGAGCGGAAATAGATGAGATGAAACGAGAGATTCACCAGTGGTTCGACCAATTGGAGAAGCAGGATGGAGCAGACGTGATCAAGCGCACCAAGCTGCAAGTAGGGGTTTTTGATTATGCACGAATAGACTGTACAGCTCAAAAGATAGACATTATCGACCATGATCTGGGCATCGGCTGGCCGGATGAAAAGGATAAACAGCCTGACCCGCATGCGCTGTTTACAGTGGAGCAAATCGAGACGCTTGTTAAGCCGCAGCTTGCGGAGGAGATTGAGGAGCGACTTAAATTGCTGGCGGCATCACCCGTTACGGATTACCGCTTTGCTTTTTGCGGGAAGTTCCGGGCTGTGGAAAGCGTCATAGAGCTCCCGCTTGTGGAATACGCGAATGAGGCGAAAAAGCAGGAGCTGCTGGGAAATATACAAGCTTATGTGGCGCAAAAGCTGGATGCGGGCAAGTTTCCGACAAAGCCGCTGGAGACATTTTTTCTGGCACGGCACTTGCTCAGTGAGCAGCTTTTTCCACAGCTGGACGGCGAATGGATCATTGCCAAATTCGAGAAAATTTTAGAGCTCAATAAATCTCGTAGAGAAGCGCTGCAGGAGCATCGCAGCAACATCATTATCATGCTGAAAGCCTGGGTGGAAAACCAATTGCTGCCGCCGTTTTTTACCATAGAGGAGGGCGAGGATGGACGGAAGCAGTATAAATTGAAGTCCGGGGCTGCTGCCGAGTCTGTACAGCCGGGGCTAATTACGCTGCTGCTTTATACGGCTGTCGCTATTCTTCGCTTCGAGCCGAGCTACAGCAAGCAGAGGGGACTTACCTTTATCGATTGTGCCCGTCAGCTCGGAAGCGACAAAGCAGCGCAGCTGCTTGAAGAAGGCAGCGGTGCTTATCCGCAGGAAGATAGCGACTATAGCGATGCTTATGTGCATTGCAAGGCGAATGATGTATTTTCGACGATAACGATCGTCATCAAGCAGGAGGAGCAGCAGAGCTACGCACGGGCGGTAGCGTTCATCATTCGGTTGCTTCAGCAGGGCTTCCCTAAAAGCTATAAGATCAAGCTTAAATCGAGCGTTAAGCAATATTTGCCGCTGAAAGGGCTGGCCAAATCGGATACGCACCGCTTCTTTGCGAATGTGCTTGCCTTTGAAGAGCTGCATCCGCTGCTGGAGCAGTATGCGCGCGAGGCAATGGAGGAGTTCGAATGGTACGGCGATGCGGAGGATGAAAAAAGCTGCATGCCGGGAAGCTATGCTGTTTTCGGTCTTGGCCTAGCCGCTCCCCGTTATTTTCCGCTTGCTCAGCAATATATGAAGCTGGTAGATGTGGAGCATCAATTGGTGCAAAATAGATTTACCGCCGAGTTTGCGGCCCGCTATGGCGTTAATGCAGATTCTATCGCAACGCTTGTTGTTTGCATGCTGAATAGCACGGAAGAGCTGAAGCTCAAAATCAAGCCGACTTTCGAAGAGGAAGGCAATCTGGCGCTGCTGCTGGAGCAAGTGAAGGGGAGGCAGGATTATGAAGTGGAGCATCTCATTTATTTGATCTGGGGCGGGACAGACAAGCTGAAAGCGGCAGCTCGCAAAACAAAAGACGTGCGCCAGCCCCTTATGGAGCAACTGCTGCAAGCCGCCTATTAA